The Haloplanus natans DSM 17983 DNA segment CGTCCTCGCCTTGCTCGTCGGGATGGCCGTCTGGGTCTCCACGCGGTCGGGGGCGAGCGCCGGCTACGACTTCTTTCTCACCTTCGATCCGGCCACGATCCGCGCGGACTTCTTCTCGATCCTCGGGCCGGCCGCCGGGCAGGCGCTCTTTACCCTCTCGGTCGGCGCCGGCACCATGATCACCTACGCCTCCTACATCGACGAGGATCGATCGCTCCCGTTCGACGGGGCGGTCATCGCCCTGCTCAACACGGGCGTGGGCGTCCTCGCCGGCCTCGTCGTCTTCCCGCTCCTGTTCTCGCAGGGCATCGACCCCGGCAGCGGCGGGCCGGGGGCGCTTTTCGTCGGTATCGCGGCCGCGTTCGGCGCCCTGCCCGGTGGGAGCGTCCTGGCCGTCCTGTTTTTCGGCGTCGTCGCCTTCGCCGCGCTGTCGAGTTCGATCAGCATGCTCGAAATCCCGGTCTCCATCCTCGTCGACGAGCGCGGCTGGTCGCGACGGAAGGCCGTCGGGGTGCTTCTCGCGCTCATCGCGACCACGGGGACCATAACCGCGTTCCGGCCCCCGCTGTTCGACTTCGTCGCCGGGACGCTCGTCGATCTCCTGCTCACCGGCGGCCTCCTCGCCTTCCTGCTCTTTGCGGGCTGGGTGCTCGGCCGCGAGGCGATAGACGAGTACGCCACCGGCGCCGGGCCGGTAGCGATCCGGCTGGCGACGCCGTGGCTGTTCGCTATCGGCGTCGTCGTCCCCGTCTTCCTCACCTTCACGCTGCTGACGACGGCGGGCGTCGACGCGCGCGTCGGGTTCTGGCCGACCGTCGTCGCCGTCGCCGTCGTCCTCGCCGGGCTTCGGCGGCGGGCGACCGCCTGATATCGGCGGAATCCTTTTGCCGGTGCTCGAACCTTGTTAGTGGACGATGACAGGTGGTCGGCCATGACCATGGAGGACCGAATCGAGGAGCTCCGGGAGAAGCGGGAGCGAGCGCTCCTCGGTGGGGGCGAGGACCGGATCGAATCCCAGCACTCGAAAGGGAAGATGACCGCCAGAGAGCGGATCGACTACTTCCTCGACGACGGGACCTTTCGCGAATTCGATCAGTTCCGCACCCACCGAACCAGCAAGTTCGGCATGGAGGAGCGAAAGCTCCCCGGCGACGGCGTGGTGACGGGGTACGGCGACGTGAACGGGCGCAAGACGTTCGTCTTCGCCCACGACTTCACCGTCTTCGGCGGGTCGCTCGGCGAGGTGATGTCCGAGAAGATCTGTAAGGTGATGGATAAGGCGATGGACGTGGGGGCGCCAATCGTGGGCCTGAACGACTCGGCGGGCGCGCGTATCCAGGAGGGCGTGCGGAGCCTCGCCGGCTTCACCGACATCTTCCACCGCAACGAGCAGGCCAGCGGCGTCGTGCCCCAGATTTCGGGCATCATGGGCCCCTGTGCCGGCGGCGCGGTCTACTCCCCCGCAATCACCGACTTCATCTTCATGGTGAAAGACACGAGTCACATGTTCATCACCGGCCCGGACGTGATCAAGACCGTCACGGGCGAGGAGGTGAGCTTCGAGGAACTCGGCGGCGCGACGACCCACGCCTCGCGGACCGGCGTTGCCCACCGCGCCTTCGAGGACGAGGAGACGGCACTCGACAACATCCGCCGCCTGCTCTCCTATCTCCCGCAGAACAACGTCGAGGACCCGCCGCGGATCGACCCCTGGGACGACCCGAAGCGGTCGGCAGAGGAGCTAAAAACCGTCGTCCCGGATCAGCCCCAGAAGCCCTACGACATGGCCGACGTGATCGGCGGCACCGTCGACGAGGGCTCCTTCTTCGAGGTGCACGACGGCTGGGCGAAAAACGTCGTCGTTGGCTTCGCCCGCCTCGACGGTCACTCGGTCGGCGTCGTCGCCAATCAACCCCGATCGAACGCCGGGACGCTGACCGTCGACGCGAGCATGAAGGCCTCGCGGTTCGTCCGCTTCTGTGACGCCTTCAACGTCCCAATCCTCACCTTCGTGGACGTGCCCGGCTACATGCCGGGGACGGAGCAGGAACACCGAGGGATCATCCGCCACGGCGCGAAACTGCTCTACGCCTACTCCGAGGCGACCGTCCCGCTCCTGACGGTTATCACGCGGAAAGCCTACGGCGGCGCCTACTGCGTCATGGCGTCGAAACATCTCGGCGCCGACGTGAACTACGCGTGGCCGACCGCCGAACTCGCCGTCATGGGGCCGGAAGGCGCCGTGAACGTCCTCTACAGCGACGAACTGGACGCGGCCGACGACGCCGACGCCCGCCGCGCCGACCTCGTCGAAGAGTACCGCGAGGAGTTCGCCAACCCCTACACCGCCGCCGACCGCGGATTCATCGACGACGTGATCGAACCCCAAGAGACCCGGGCGCGCCTCGTCGACGACCTGCACATGCTGAAGACCAAACGCGAGAGCAACCCCGAGAAGAAACACGGCAACATTCCGATCTGAGATGTCGGCCAACGAACTCGACATCCCCGACGACGCCGACGACGCGGAGGCGGCCGCCATCGCCGCCGCGGTCGGCGCACACGTAAACGATCAGGCCCGCGCCGCGGCCGCCGCGGCCGCGGGCGGTGACGACGACGCCTGGCGGGGCCGCAAGTGGACCTTCGCCGGCCGGATCGACGGACTGCAAGGCCGCTCGATCCGCGTCCCGGAGACGGCGCCGACCGACGCTTGGACCGCCGCCGGCCGGACGGACCGTTTCTAACCGGTCGGCCCTCCAGTAGGCATATACGCCCACCGTGTCAACGAACGCTCCGTGAGCGGAGAACACGGCGGCTCCGATGGGATGGCGGTCGGCACCGCCGTCGGCTCGGACGACGACTTTCTCGGGGACCGAATGGGCACCGCACGGACGGGGTTGGTCGGCTGGATCGACACCGTCGGCGCTCGGCTCCCGCCAGTCTGGCGACGGCGGCTCGGAAGCGGCGTCGTCGCGGGCGTCGGCGCGTTGCTGGTCGGGACGCCGCTCTATCACCTACTCCAACACGGCGTCTCGGTCGACGCCCTCGTCGGCGACGCGCTCCCCCTCGGGTTCGGGATCATCCTCCTCGGGGCAGGAGCGTGGCTCGGCTGGCCGAACGACGACGATCTGGCGCCGCTGGTGACGGCGTTCTGGGTCGCCGTCTCCCTCGTCGTCACGAGCCTCGTTACGCTCTACTTTCTCACGCTGCATATCGCGCACGGCCACACCGTCGAATCGGCCTGGTTTCTTGTCTACGACATCGGCGCCACCGGCGCGATTGCCGGCCTGCTCATCAGCCGCTACGACGTTCGCTCGCGGCGTCGTCACCGGCGGTTGAGCGAGCAGGAAGGTCGCTTTCGGGCGGTGTTCGAGGGGACACTCGACGCCCTCGTCGTCCTCGACGACGAGGGACGGTATC contains these protein-coding regions:
- a CDS encoding sodium-dependent transporter, translating into MTRETWATRTGFILAAAGSAVGLGNIWRFPWMTAENGGSAFLLVYLCIVLAVGVPGLLGEFVIGRRARRNPVGALRTLSGSRAWAAVGGVSAITGVALLSFYSVVGGWILRYLLVSLTGPFTGGAAYLADPGAYFGSVSFGAGAAGYHLLFLALTGLIVLGGVRRGIELGTKVMMPAVLALLVGMAVWVSTRSGASAGYDFFLTFDPATIRADFFSILGPAAGQALFTLSVGAGTMITYASYIDEDRSLPFDGAVIALLNTGVGVLAGLVVFPLLFSQGIDPGSGGPGALFVGIAAAFGALPGGSVLAVLFFGVVAFAALSSSISMLEIPVSILVDERGWSRRKAVGVLLALIATTGTITAFRPPLFDFVAGTLVDLLLTGGLLAFLLFAGWVLGREAIDEYATGAGPVAIRLATPWLFAIGVVVPVFLTFTLLTTAGVDARVGFWPTVVAVAVVLAGLRRRATA
- a CDS encoding acyl-CoA carboxylase subunit beta, encoding MEDRIEELREKRERALLGGGEDRIESQHSKGKMTARERIDYFLDDGTFREFDQFRTHRTSKFGMEERKLPGDGVVTGYGDVNGRKTFVFAHDFTVFGGSLGEVMSEKICKVMDKAMDVGAPIVGLNDSAGARIQEGVRSLAGFTDIFHRNEQASGVVPQISGIMGPCAGGAVYSPAITDFIFMVKDTSHMFITGPDVIKTVTGEEVSFEELGGATTHASRTGVAHRAFEDEETALDNIRRLLSYLPQNNVEDPPRIDPWDDPKRSAEELKTVVPDQPQKPYDMADVIGGTVDEGSFFEVHDGWAKNVVVGFARLDGHSVGVVANQPRSNAGTLTVDASMKASRFVRFCDAFNVPILTFVDVPGYMPGTEQEHRGIIRHGAKLLYAYSEATVPLLTVITRKAYGGAYCVMASKHLGADVNYAWPTAELAVMGPEGAVNVLYSDELDAADDADARRADLVEEYREEFANPYTAADRGFIDDVIEPQETRARLVDDLHMLKTKRESNPEKKHGNIPI